A stretch of DNA from Leishmania braziliensis MHOM/BR/75/M2904 complete genome, chromosome 2:
GCACCAGCCCCCTGCTGGAGGGGTCGTTTGCACACCAGTTCATCATTCCACATCCTGTTTGACCCCACAGCACCCCAGCCACTCTCCCACGCGCTGGCGGAGCTATGCCAGACATGAATGCTCCTGCATGCAACTCTGTGGGCCACAAGCTGCAGAGGGGCCCCCCATACCCGTCGAGCCCCCGATGGGCTGACGCTGGATAAGCGGCTATGCATGGGCCTTTCCCGGGTGGCCGAGCCTTGCGTTCGCGAGGCCCAACCGCGATCGCCCCGGCCACCGATCGTGCTCCGTGTGCTTGGAAGACTGGGGAAAGGACGGGCGTCCAACGCGCGTGGAGGTACTGACCGCGGACGATGCAGCcctggcgctggcgagggCGAAGGTGTCCGATGAGCACATCCGGCGCCCcgaggacgccgccgccaacgcACGCCTCGAGGCTGTTCCCAGCCGATTCATGGAGGCTGCCCACGCTCGTTGCCAAGAGGCAAGGCGAGTGCTGCCCTGGGACGGGCTGTGGCACTACTGGGAGCGCGTGCGTTATGGCGCCTTTGAGGGGCCCCCTGGCGGACTGCCGCACGCCGAAGAGGACCGACGAATGCGCTCCCGAGCGGCACCCTCCGCGTTCTGACATGTGGCTGCAGGcaagctgccgcagctcgaCAGCCACTGCCTACACCAGAGCATTCTCTAGGTGGCATCGGAGAGCGAGCGGGTAGGTTCGCTGCAGACCGCGGTGCCTTCGGCGGTGAGCgtccctcttcttccaccCTTCGACGCCATCCTCACGGGGTTTATGTGCGTGCCAGCGCAGTCGAAGTATCCCAGGCCCGGAGGACGTGACGGCTTCACTGTGACTCTTTTCCGCTCTCCGTtacttctctttctcacgcTGGTGAGGGCGCGGCCACATTTGAAGGTTGAGGCACTGCGAAGAATGGCGAAGGACGACGAGTCtcacttctcttctccccccgcGGCGAGTGAGTGAGCGACGAGCTCTGCCCTCGCGGAGAGCGAAAGCAGCAGAGCCCGCAGGTGTTGGCGGGCCGGTGCCCAGTGGGCGGATGTGTTGCACTTTGGACCGTAtcgtgggaggggggagggagggaggggttTCCCCGCAGACGTCAGTCGCGAGGATCGACGGgtttttccctcctcctctcctcttcccacgTTGCGGAAGCGGCTTGGCCCTCCCGCGGGCGATCTCCGCCATTTTCTTCCGGGCAACTTCCAGCGGCGACGTGCGGGCATagagggtggggtgggcTTGGCGACTTCCTCTCACCTCCCCCGTCTTGGGGTGGATGGCTAACTGGCTCTACTACGCTCTCTCTGCAAGTCTGCCCCACACCCCCGCCAGCCCTCGTCATGTCAACCACCGAATGGGCCATGATGGACAAGGGAAGGGCCAGACTCCAAGATTTCACAGAAGTGATCGACAAGAGAAGCAGTAGCCCCGTGTGAGCTGAAGTACAGAGGCCAGTCAGTCTCCCCCTGACCAGACGACGCTCAGCAGGTGCTGGTGACATCGCTCGTGAGAGGTTCGACAGTGGGATGGAACCCCTCGACTCCAtagccgccgccttctccctcttccccactctctctttctctctctaaTGTCGCGctagcgagggagggaggggggcaaccCCCATGTGAAGTGGGTACCTGCGATGGTGGCGcatgggaggggaggggtggtgatAGCGGTGGAGGAAGTCTCCTCCCTGTGTGGTGGCTGACTGATTCACCCGCTCCCCTACTCAGACACCGTTGTCCTCATCGTGCTCATCACCCACGCAGACAggcacagcgagagagggagataaAAGAGGGATGCGCTTGGCAGAGTGCATACGCGATGAATCGGTCAGCCGACCAGCATGTGGCAGCGAAGTATCCCGACAAGCGCCGAGTGAGGACGTCGCCACACCCCAGCCAAGGCAGAGAAATAAAGACCCACATGCGAAGGCGTCTTCGCGggcgagggcgagagggaggtgacGACACCGGCCAAGTCGCTGATGGGGAATGTGGTGGCGAGCCGCGGGTGGGTACTGACAGCGTGTCAAGTGGCtcagcagaggcggtgcggcgctgcctGGAGCGGTTGTGCCAGCCCGTCGCTCTTTTCGCGGGCTGcaacgcagctgcgccgatGACACCAGCCGCCGGCTCCTCCCCGAACTTCACGACGATGCCGTCGACACGAGCGCTTTTTGTGAAACcgcagagcgagagcgactTGTACGCCTTGGACGACGTCAccgctgtgcagctgctgcaggaggcggtgtGTGAGCGGGTCGTGTACAGTCGCTACGGCGTACTCGGTGTGCGCATCatgaggctgctgctgcagcaccacttCCTGGAGGAGCGGACGCTAGCGGAGCAGTCGGTCGCAACGTACGTCAAGGCTCGAGAGGTGTTGCACCGGATGTTCAAGGACGGCTTTCTGCTTCAGCAGGAAGTGCCGCGCACCTCGGCACTCGTCGAGCGGTCCGCCAAGGCGAGTGTGTACCTCTGGGGGCTGAGCTGGAgtgcgacgctgctgcctgcgGTGCGTGAGCGGTTGGCGAAAACGCTGACAATTGCATGGgtgaagctgcgcgaggcgcagcagcaggcgtcCGCCGTTGCAAAGCCTGCTGCCTGTGTCCGCTCCTCACCTGCAGCTAGCGGTGGCATCAAGAGCAGTGCTGCTCACGCCGAGGAGGTCGAGGCGCAGTGGAAGAGCGGCATGTCTCGCAGCAtacagcaggcgctgcagaccCAACGCACTATCACGGGGCTACAGAGCTGCGTGATGTCGCTcatgcggctgctgttgatTGTTGATTTTTTCTAAGAGCGCGTCACGTGGCAGAGCGGCAGACGAGTgccggcgtgtgtgtggtgtctctctctgcgtttCTTTGGGGGACGTGTGCGCCAGCGGGACGAGCGGTGCGACCcccacgccgccgtctctctgtgcttctgCACGTTGGTGCAGCCGCATTCGGCGAGAGTTGTATGTCAGTGTGTCACTGCCATTGGGGCTGCACGACACGGTTagaggagagaaaatgaAAATGCGTAAAGGTTGCCGTGCCCTCCGTACCGCTTATCTTCGCACCTCCTGACTCCCTCGGTgcgttcttctccctcctccctccatcgCGTCTGCGCGGAGGTGCCGGTCTCCAGACgcactccccccttctcaaccacagagtgggggtggtggtggtggtggggggaaaTGGATCGGcgttgcccccctccccctcctccctgcaGCGGTGTATGCGTCCATACATGCGGAGGACGTATTCGGTTGAGTGTGTACGGACCAGATGGCCCCCTTCCCGCACTTGTGATGACCTCGCGGTATCTCCTCTCTATGCCATCACACTTTGCCCCTCTCCCGCGGGCCGCCTCGTAGTCGCCGTTgcttcgcttcctcttctccctgaCCGCTGGCGCCGCCTCTACGCAgtaccgctgccgctgttcggGTACCTGGCCGAGGCTTTTGTAGGCGCTGCCTTTCCTCNNNNNNNNNNNNNNNNNNNNNNNNNNNNNNNNNNNNNNNNNNNNNNNNNNNNNNNNNNNNNNNNNNNNNNNNNNNNNNNNNNNNNNNNNNNNNNNNNNNNGGCCCCCCCTGCTTGGCCAAAAGCCATCGAGTACAACGTGCTGAACACTGTGAAGCCGGCGGAGGGAAGGCCGGCCTTGTTGACCCGTGACAACGGGACGACGCTCTTCCACGAGTTCGGCCACGGACTCCACGGCATGCTAAGCAACCTCCAGTACTCAACACTCTCCGGCACGAGCACCGCCCGTGACTTCCTCGAGTTCCCATCGCAGATCAACGATCACTGGGCGATGTACGATGCCGTGCTGAAGAACTACGCGCTTCACTACGAGACCAAGGAGCCGATcccgcaggcgctggtggaCCGCATGAAGGCGGCCGAGACGTACGGTGCCGGCCTCCATACCATCGAGGTGGACAAGGCGGCGTACCTCGATCTCCACTGGCATCGtgccacggaggaggcggcaatgAGGGCCTTTGGAGTTGGGATGACcgaggtgccgccgcgctacCACAGTGGGTACTTCCTGCACATTGTCGCTGGCGGGTACGCCTCGAACTACTACGTGTACGAGTGGGCGCGGGTGTTGGACTGCGACGGGCTCGAGTGGTTCCTGGAGAGCGGTGGGCTGACGCGCGAGAACGGAGATcacctgcgcgcgcgcgtgctctcTGTGGGCAACTCGGTGGACGCCAACGTTGCGTACGAGAAGTTCGCTGGCCGCAAGGCCAACATGAAGGCGTTCCTGCGCATCAACGGTCTGCTGGGCGAGTAGGCTTGATtatgatgtgtgtgtgcgtgtgtgccgctgcgctcttcctccctcttcctcaaagtttcgccttctctccttttctgtcCTCGTCCCTGTTCGTGTCGCTTGTGTTCGCCGAACGCCTACGCCAGCGCGGATGGGTTGGAGCTAAGCGGCGAAGGTCATTTCATCGCTGCTCTCGACTCTGCGCTGCGGCCTTCTCTGTACGGCAGTCGCGACCCCTTCGGTGCTTCGTTTCACCACCTTTTCATCATTGCGCATCGCGTACAAggccatcctcctccccttctccctccgcgtgggtgcgtcggtgaaggcatCCGCGGCGCAGGCCTGGTAATCCGGCTTCCGAGACCGTCTGCCCGAAAGGGGGCCGCCttgcagcccccctccccgggCAAAGGTGCTTGCCACTCTTCGATCGAATGACACCACACCCCAACGCCCCTGCTTCCGTAGACGGCTCCCTTGGCGCCATCCTCCCTCTGGCGTGctgccaccccacccccacctcctcccatccctcgctctctctcctttgtctCCCTTCACGTCCACCCTTCCGTCTTCCCTTTGCTCCccacgtgcgtgtatgcctgCGATGTACCCGTTCTACGCCTACGGATGAAGATGCAGCGCCTTTCCTCGCACTCACCACgtacacacctacacacccacacacgctcacatacacacacacacacacacacacacacagacacacatacatagacacacacacacacacacacagacacacacacacgggacCCTTTCcccgtgctcttctctccgtattccctctcttttctctctttgcctgcgtTGGCCcgctcgcctccctccttccctctgcgCATCTGATAAGCCTGTCTCGCCAACCATGGACCACGACTCGATGGCGCAGAGccccgccccccgccccttGTGCCGCTGtaagaagcagcgcaccgaTCGCGGAAGTCGGCTGGGCGGTGCTCTACTCGGTCTCTACAGCCGGGCCggtttctctgctgctgaaaTCCGCTTCAGagtgcgccagcgacgggaACTCGGGATCGAGCGATTCCGGCGCGTAGGCCTGTGCAAtgaggagagcgatgcagcgacgATGCCGCCGGGCGATGTGATCCCACGCACGGACGCGGACGCCGCAGTTGGTGTGACCTCTGCGGTGGGCAAGCCGAttccgctgcggccggtGAGTGGCCCCTCTGGCACCCGATGCGGGAGacgtcgcggcagccgccccttGTGTGGCTGtaagaagcagcgcaccgaTCGCGGAAGTCGGCTGGGCGGTGCTCTACTCGGTCTCTACAGCCGGGCCggtttctctgctgctgaaaTCCGCTTCAGagtgcgccagcgacgggaACTCGGGATCGAGCGATTCCGGCGCGTAGGCCTGTGCACtgaggagagcgatgcagcgacgctgccgccgggcGATGTGCTCCCACGCACGGACACGGATACCGCAGTTGGTGTGGCCTCTGCGGTGGGCCAGCCGAttccgctgcggccggtGAGTGGCCCCTCTGGCACCCGATGCGGGAGacgtcgcggcagccgccccttGTGTGGCTGtaagaagcagcgcaccgaTCGCGGAAGTCGGCTGGGCGGTGCTCTACTCGGTCTCTACAGCCGGGCCggtttctctgctgctgaaaTCCGCTTCAGagtgcgccagcgacgggaACTCGGGATCGAGCGATTCCGGCGCGTAGGCCTGTGCACtgaggagagcgatgcagcgacgATGCCGCCCCTCCATTATCCCCTTTGCACACCCCAGCAACAGGCACTGCCTGCCGTATCGCTGTGGAAGCAGGAGGGGCCGCAACCGGCCATTCATTATCCCCTTAGCACACCCCAGCAACAGGCAGTGCCTTCCGTATCGCTGTGGAAGCAGGAGGGGCCGCAACCGGCCATTCATTATCCCCTTAGCACACCCCAGCAACAGGCACTGCCTGCCGTATCGCTGTGGAAGCAGGAGGGGCCGCTACCGGCCGTTCAGCACTCACGGTGGAACCCTTTTAGCTTCACCGGCGGCGATGCCGTATCGCTGAGGAAGCAGGAGGGGCCGCTACCGGCCATTCATTATCCCCTTAGCACACCCCAGCAACAGGCAGTGCCTGCCGTATCGCTGTGGAAGCAGGAGGGGCCGCAACCGGCCATTCATTATCCCCTTAGCACACCCCAGCAACAGGCAGTGCCTTCCGTATCGCTGTGGAAGCAGGAGGGGCCGCAACCGGCCATTCATTATCCCCTTAGCACACCCCAGCAACAGGCAGTGCCTGCCGTATCGCTCTGGAAGCAGGAGGGGCCGCAACCGGCCGTTCAGCACTCACGGTGGAGCCCTTTTAGCTTCACCGGCGGCGATGCCGTGCGCACATCCACAGGGCGTCCCATAAAATATTAAAGTAATTCACCCTACCTCGGATTCGCGACGTGCAAGAGCGTTTattcctccctttttttgcGGCCGCACACGTGATGGACGGGTGTTCTTGAACATCTGCCAGACACCACACGTGGTGCGTCCTCTTTTTGATCTTTcgccgaggccctgccgtggcggccccctttgttatgttgttcagaagcacatccgtcgattcctttttctcctttccgaggccctgctgtggcggccccctttgttatgttgttcaaatgcacatccgtcgattcctttttctcctttccgaggccctgctgtggcggccccctttgttatgttgttcagaagcacatccgtcgattccttttttctcctttccgaggccctgccgtggcggccccctttgttatgttgttcagaagcacatccgtcgattcctttttctcctttccgagggCCTGCcgtgggggccccctttgttatgttgttcagaagcacatccgtcgattccttttttttcctttccgaggccctgccgggggggcccccttttttatGTTTTTTAGAAGCACATCCGTggattccttttttctcctttccgaggccccgccgggggggccccctttttttttttgttaaAAAGCACATCCGGggattcctttttttcctttccgaggccccgccgggggggcccccttttttatgttgttcagaagcacatccggcgattcttttttctcctttccgaggcccttccgggggggccccctttttttattttttttaAAAGCACATCCGTggattcctttttttccctttcggGGGCCCTGcggggggggccccctttttttttttttttaaaaaCACATCCGGGggattcctttttttcctttccgggggcctgccgggggggccccctttttttatGTTGTTCAAAAGCCACATCCGTggattcctttttttccctttcggaggccctgccggggggggccccctttgttatgttgttcaaAAGCACATCCCGTGGatccttttttctcctttccgaggccctgccgggggggccccctttgttatgttgttcagaagcacatccgtcgattcctttttctcctttccgaggccctgccgtggcggccccctttgttatgttgttcagaagcacatccgtcgattcctttttctcctttccgaggccctgccgtgggggccccctttgttatgttgttcagaagcacatccgtcgattccttttttctcctttccgaggccctgccgtggcggccccctttgttatgttgttcagaagcacatccgtcgattccttttttctcctttccgaggccctgccgtggcggccccctttgttatgttgttcagaagcacatccgtcgattccttttttctcctttccgaggccctgccgtggcggccccctttgttatgttgttcagaagcacatccgtcgattccttttttctcctttccgaggccctgccgtggcggccccctttgttatgttgttcagaagcacatccgtcgattccttttttctcctttccgaggccctgccgtggcggccccctttgttatgttgttcagaagcacatccgtcgattccttttttctcctttccgaggccctgccgtggcggccccctttgttatgttgttcagaagcacatccgtcgattccttttttctcctttccgaggccctgccgtggcggccccctttgttatgttgttcagaagcacatccgtcgattccttttttctcctttccgaggccctgccgtggtggccccctttgttatgttgttcagaagcacatccgtcgattccttttttctcctttccgaggccctgccgtggcggccccctttgttatgttgttcagaagcacatccgtcgattccttttttctcctttccgaggccctgccgtggcggccccctttgttatgttgttcagaagcacatccgtcgattccttttttctcctttccgaggccctgccgtggcggccccctttgttatgttgttcagaagcacatccgtcgattccttttttctcctttccgaggccctgccgtggcggccccctttgttatgttgttcagaagcacatccgtcgattccttttttctcctttccgaggccctgccgtggcggccccctttgttatgttgttcagaagcacctccgtcgattccttttttctcctttccgaggccctgccgtggcggccccctttgttatgttgttcagaagcacatccgtcgattccttttttctcctttccgaggccctgccgtggcggccccctttgttatgttgttcagaagcacatccgtcgattcctttttctcctttccaaggccctgccgtggcggccccctttgttatgttgttcagaagcacatccgtcgattccttttttctcctttccgaggccctgccgtggcggccccctttgttatgttgttcagaagcacatccgtcgattccttttttctcctttccgaggccctgccgtggcggccccctttgttatgttgttcagaagcacctccgtcgattccttttttctcctttccgaggccctgccgtggcggccccctttgttatgttgttcagaagcacctccgtcgattcctttttctcctttccgaggccctgccgtggtggccccctttgttatgttgttcagaagcacatccgtcgattccttttttctcctttccgaggccctgccgtggcggccccctttgttatgttgttcagaagcacatccgtcgattccttttttctcctttccgaggccctgctgtggcggccccctttgttatgttgttcagaagcacatccgtcgattcctttttctcctttccgaggccctgccgtggtggccccctttgttatgttgttcagaagcacatccgtcgattccttttttctcctttccgaggccctgccgtggcggccccctttgttatgttgttcaaaagcacatccgtcgattccttttttctcctttccgaggccctgccgggggggccccctttgttatgttgttcaaaagcacatccgtcgattcctttttcccctttccgaggcccttccgggggggccccctttgttatgttgttcaaaaacacatccgtcgattccttttttcccctttccaaggccctgccgggggggccccctttgttatgttgttcaaAAACACATCCCgcgattcctttttttccctttccaaGGCCCGGcggggggggcccccttttttttttggttcAAAACCCATCCCGGCaattccttttttccctttccaaggccctgccgggggggcccccttttttttttttttcaaaaaCCCACCCGTCGAttccctttttcccttttccgaggccctccggggggggccccctttttttttttgttcaAAAACCCACCCCCCAat
This window harbors:
- a CDS encoding putative peptidyl dipeptidase; protein product: MLSNLQYSTLSGTSTARDFLEFPSQINDHWAMYDAVLKNYALHYETKEPIPQALVDRMKAAETYGAGLHTIEVDKAAYLDLHWHRATEEAAMRAFGVGMTEVPPRYHSGYFLHIVAGGYASNYYVYEWARVLDCDGLEWFLESGGLTRENGDHLRARVLSVGNSVDANVAYEKFAGRKANMKAFLRINGLLGE